From a single Aspergillus puulaauensis MK2 DNA, chromosome 2, nearly complete sequence genomic region:
- a CDS encoding uncharacterized protein (COG:G,M;~EggNog:ENOG410PKT0;~InterPro:IPR036291,IPR008030;~PFAM:PF13460,PF05368), which yields MTKIGVFPASGALGTSIINHLLKQVPASELILIARHPEKLAHLSRAGATTRHADYDEPTTLENAFDGVDTVMLISYASVEVKHRFEVHKTAITAACNSSVAHIFYSSLAFGGDLSDTSAASIMRTHLLTEQHLSTLLAQGPITYTAIREGLYSESFPVYTAWFDIHNPAGEITIPHSGDGPGIAWAKIDDLGEATAKMIVSYVQDSGRHPWLNKVVLLSGPRVLSLRETVDILGRVTGKDVNIKEISADRYAELSFKEKYWYRGVNLLKEYTSCWEAFRQGEAAVVSPLLGEILGRQPEDFETTVRGLLA from the exons ATGACCAAGATAGGCGTCTTCCCCGCCTCCGGGGCCCTGGGAACAAGCATtatcaaccatctcctcaaacaaGTTCCAGCTTCCgaactcatcctcatcgctcgACACCCCGAGAAACTGGCCCATCTGTCCCGCGCCGGCGCAACGACTCGACATGCAGATTACGACGAACCGACAACCCTGGAAAACGCCTTCGACGGCGTGGATACGGTGATGCTGATTTCATATGCCTCGGTTGAAGTTAAGCATCGGTTTGAG GTACACAAAACCGCCATAACTGCAGCCTGCAACAGCTCTGTCGCCCATATCTTCTACTCGTCTCTTGCCTTTGGCGGCGACCTCTCAGAcaccagcgccgcaagcATCATGCGCACGCATCTTCTCACAGAACAACACCTCTCTACTCTCCTCGCCCAAGGGCCGATTACATACACTGCGATCCGTGAGGGACTGTATAGCGAGTCCTTCCCGGTTTACACAGCGTGGTTCGATATCCATAATCCTGCTGGGGAGATCACGATCCCGCATTCTGGGGATGGGCCCGGGATCGCGTGGGCGAAGATTGATGATCTTGGTGAGGCCACTGCGAAGATGATTGTGTCCTACGTGCAGGATTCGGGCCGCCACCCGTGGTTGAATAAGGTGGTGCTGTTATCGGGGCCGCGGGTGCTGTCATTGAGGGAGACAGTTGACATCTTGGGGAGGGTTACAGGGAAGGATGTGAATATCAAGGAGATTTCTGCGGATAGGTATGCGGAGTTGTCTTTCAAGGAGAAGTACTGGTATCGTGGGGTCAACCTGCTGAAAGAGTATACGTCGTGCTGGGAGGCTTTCAGACAAGGTGAAGCGGCAGTGGTCTCGCCTTTACTGGGAGAGATATTGGGCAGGCAACCGGAGGATTTCGAGACAACTGTACGAGGGTTGTTGGCCTAG